A single genomic interval of Primulina huaijiensis isolate GDHJ02 chromosome 7, ASM1229523v2, whole genome shotgun sequence harbors:
- the LOC140980785 gene encoding protein FAR1-RELATED SEQUENCE 5-like: MVDESQRYLLRSARKVSYAQGETLRVMSEAGIKPSSVLSYMEKESRGMENLGFIRKDAYNYMNYVTKGHSKVENGDAFELIRYFKTKSNEEDLFYWDIQMDENVVCQIFFYRDSRARIDFEYFGDVLSFDTTYRTNRYNLICAPFVGTNHHMDNVMFGLAFMSDETETSFQWLFKTFFESMGGNNQKQFSQINVKQ; encoded by the coding sequence ATGGTTGATGAAAGTCAAAGATATTTGTTGAGATCGGCTCGTAAAGTTTCATATGCTCAAGGTGAAACTTTAAGAGTAATGTCAGAGGCTGGGATAAAACCTTCTAGTGTGTTGTCATATATGGAGAAAGAATCACGTGGAATGGAGAATTTAGGTTTTATTCGAAAAGATGCttataattatatgaattatgtCACTAAGGGACACTCGAAGGTTGAAAATGGAGATGCTTTTGAGTTGATACGATATTTTAAAACCAAATCAAACGAGGAAGACTTGTTTTATTGGGATATTCAGATGGATGAAAATGTCgtttgtcaaatttttttttacagagaTAGTCGAGCTAGGATTGATTTTGAGTATTTCGGTGATGTGCTTTCTTTTGATACAACTTATCGGACTAATagatataatttaatatgtgcTCCATTTGTTGGCACAAATCATCATATGGATAATGTGATGTTTGGGTTAGCTTTCATGTCTGATGAAACAGAGACTTCATTTCAGTGGTTGTTTAAGACATTTTTTGAATCTATGGGGGGGAACAACCAGaaacaattttcacagatcaatGTCAAGCAATGA